One genomic segment of Blattabacterium sp. (Blaberus giganteus) includes these proteins:
- a CDS encoding acyl-CoA reductase, protein MIKTFDKLGYFLREVKKFYAHDKYISKNYQKFFPCFQKIINKIAIVNHWFRIEDLLITFHQWGETLKKEKLECWINQYSFAINKSKKILVIMPGNIPMVGFHDLLCVLLSGHKIIIKLSEEDNLLLPFLCKIITHEKPILKNKIKFTNNIFHEKFDYVIATGNNNTARYFEYYFRKYPILLRKRRTSIAVLQGTETEEELISLNQDMLTYSGRGCRNVGKIFIPHNYDIHLILKRSFISEYITENYKYTDNYRYYLSIYTMNKVFFQKNHFILFKEEKNYHSPISVVYYEFYDNLDQLKKIISENNLHIQCIVSKNIMKKEISFGKTQYPELRDYADEIDTIQFLNR, encoded by the coding sequence ATGATTAAAACCTTTGATAAATTAGGATATTTTTTGAGAGAAGTTAAAAAATTTTATGCACATGACAAATATATTTCAAAAAATTATCAAAAATTTTTTCCTTGTTTTCAAAAAATTATTAATAAAATAGCTATTGTAAATCATTGGTTTAGAATAGAAGATTTATTAATAACTTTTCACCAATGGGGAGAAACTCTTAAAAAAGAAAAGTTAGAATGTTGGATAAATCAATATTCATTCGCAATAAATAAATCTAAAAAAATTCTTGTTATTATGCCTGGAAATATTCCGATGGTGGGATTTCATGATTTATTATGTGTTCTTTTATCAGGACATAAGATCATAATTAAATTATCTGAAGAAGACAATTTATTACTTCCATTTTTATGTAAGATAATAACACATGAAAAACCTATATTGAAAAATAAAATAAAATTTACAAATAACATTTTTCATGAAAAATTTGATTATGTAATAGCTACGGGAAACAATAATACAGCTCGTTATTTTGAATATTATTTTAGAAAATATCCTATTTTACTTAGAAAAAGAAGAACTTCTATAGCTGTATTACAAGGAACTGAAACAGAAGAGGAATTGATTTCTTTAAATCAAGATATGTTAACTTATTCAGGAAGAGGATGTAGAAATGTAGGAAAAATATTTATACCTCATAATTATGATATTCATTTGATTTTAAAAAGATCATTTATATCCGAATATATTACAGAAAACTATAAATATACAGATAACTATAGATATTATCTGTCCATCTATACGATGAATAAAGTTTTTTTTCAAAAAAATCATTTTATTCTTTTCAAAGAAGAAAAAAATTATCACAGTCCAATATCTGTAGTTTATTATGAGTTTTATGATAATTTAGATCAGTTAAAAAAAATAATTTCAGAAAACAATCTACATATACAATGTATAGTTTCTAAAAATATCATGAAAAAAGAAATTTCTTTCGGAAAAACACAATATCCAGAATTAAGAGATTATGCAGATGAAATTGATACAATTCAATTTTTAAATAGATAA
- the ribD gene encoding bifunctional diaminohydroxyphosphoribosylaminopyrimidine deaminase/5-amino-6-(5-phosphoribosylamino)uracil reductase RibD, translating to MKYKEIFMKRAIQIAKNGLGLTSPNPMVGCVIERNGLVLSEGWHFKKGIYHAEFLAINNIKNKYLFLDCTLYVTLEPCVHFGETPPCVDFIIQKNIPRVVVGIQDPCDKVKGLGIKKLKKYGVEVIENVLIDRCRILNKRFFTFYKKKRPYIILKWAQSDDGFIYSENKKNNWISGIYARQLNHKWRSEEDGILVGRKTVLKDNPKLNVRKWFGKNPIRIFFDQKLNISNSHFILDGSQHTIVFTEKYKKNLKNIEYIQISFGNEKKIINQILNFLHKKKILSLIVEGGKDTLENFIKENIWDECRIFTCKRVLKSGLKAPEIKGTISKKINLDKDQLKILSI from the coding sequence ATGAAATATAAAGAAATATTTATGAAAAGAGCTATACAAATAGCTAAAAATGGATTAGGGCTTACATCTCCAAACCCTATGGTTGGTTGCGTTATAGAGAGAAATGGGCTTGTTTTGTCAGAAGGATGGCATTTCAAAAAAGGAATATATCATGCGGAATTTTTGGCTATTAATAATATAAAAAATAAATATTTATTTTTAGACTGTACTCTATATGTTACATTAGAACCATGTGTTCATTTCGGAGAAACACCTCCTTGTGTTGATTTTATAATTCAAAAAAATATACCAAGAGTAGTAGTGGGAATACAAGATCCTTGTGATAAAGTTAAAGGATTGGGTATAAAAAAATTAAAAAAATATGGAGTTGAAGTTATAGAAAATGTTTTAATAGATCGATGTCGGATTTTAAATAAACGTTTTTTTACTTTTTATAAAAAAAAACGTCCTTATATTATATTAAAATGGGCACAAAGTGATGATGGTTTTATATATTCAGAAAATAAAAAAAATAATTGGATCAGTGGAATATATGCTAGACAATTAAATCATAAATGGAGATCTGAAGAAGATGGAATTCTAGTAGGAAGAAAAACTGTATTAAAGGATAATCCGAAATTAAATGTTAGAAAATGGTTTGGAAAAAATCCTATTCGAATTTTTTTTGATCAAAAATTAAATATTTCTAACTCTCATTTTATTTTGGATGGCTCACAACATACTATTGTATTTACAGAAAAATACAAGAAAAACCTAAAAAATATAGAATATATTCAAATTTCTTTTGGAAATGAAAAGAAAATAATAAATCAAATATTAAATTTTTTGCATAAAAAAAAAATATTATCTTTAATAGTGGAAGGAGGAAAAGATACTTTAGAAAATTTTATTAAAGAAAATATTTGGGATGAATGCCGTATTTTCACATGCAAAAGAGTATTAAAAAGTGGACTAAAAGCACCTGAAATAAAAGGAACAATATCAAAAAAAATTAATCTTGATAAAGATCAACTTAAAATATTATCTATTTAA
- a CDS encoding shikimate dehydrogenase: protein MNEKIKIYGLIGKDIKYSFSQKFFLEKFQKESIVNTNYEIFDIPKIENVLYVFKTPYLEGCNVTIPYKTSIIPFLTKIVPEAKSIGSVNVIKIYNQCKTGFNTDVLGFESSFKKDLNNQFIKKNKKNLQALILGTGGVSKTISFVLEKLQISYKYVSRNKKKNKNFLVYEDLNQNLLEEHKIIINCTPVGTYPNVDLCPNIPYQYISSEHYFYDLVYNPNKTLFLKKAEKKGALIKNGLEMLYLQAEESWNIWKNRKYK, encoded by the coding sequence ATGAATGAAAAAATAAAAATTTATGGATTAATAGGAAAAGATATTAAGTATTCTTTTTCTCAAAAATTTTTTTTAGAAAAATTCCAAAAAGAATCTATTGTGAATACAAATTATGAAATTTTTGATATTCCAAAAATAGAAAATGTGTTGTATGTATTTAAAACCCCTTATTTGGAAGGATGTAACGTGACTATTCCTTATAAAACAAGTATTATTCCTTTTTTAACTAAAATAGTTCCTGAAGCTAAATCTATAGGATCTGTAAACGTAATAAAAATTTACAATCAATGTAAAACTGGATTTAACACAGATGTTTTAGGATTTGAGTCTTCTTTTAAAAAAGATTTGAATAATCAATTTATAAAAAAAAATAAAAAAAATTTACAAGCATTAATTTTAGGAACGGGAGGAGTTTCTAAAACAATTTCATTTGTTTTAGAAAAATTACAAATTTCATATAAATATGTATCTAGAAATAAGAAAAAAAATAAAAATTTTTTAGTATATGAAGATCTCAATCAAAATTTATTGGAAGAACACAAAATCATTATAAATTGTACTCCTGTAGGAACATATCCTAATGTAGATTTATGCCCAAATATACCTTATCAATATATTTCTTCTGAACATTATTTTTATGATTTAGTTTATAATCCCAACAAAACTTTGTTCTTAAAAAAGGCAGAAAAAAAAGGCGCTTTAATTAAAAATGGATTAGAAATGTTATATCTTCAAGCAGAAGAATCGTGGAACATATGGAAAAATAGAAAATATAAATAA
- the rpsU gene encoding 30S ribosomal protein S21, which produces MILITTVREGESIEKALKKCKKKFDKTRILKEFRERQQYIKPSEGRRNEILRAKYRERMKLKKEE; this is translated from the coding sequence ATGATATTAATTACTACGGTTAGAGAAGGAGAATCCATTGAGAAAGCTTTAAAAAAATGTAAAAAAAAATTTGATAAAACTCGTATTTTAAAAGAGTTTAGAGAAAGACAACAATATATAAAACCTTCTGAAGGAAGAAGAAATGAAATACTAAGAGCAAAATATAGAGAACGTATGAAATTAAAAAAAGAAGAATAA
- the recG gene encoding ATP-dependent DNA helicase RecG, with product MTCNTLKKSIKYLKGLSLKKAYLFNTELNLYTYEDLLFFYPKGYMHIYTLNNISELSNNNNNNNDFVQILGKITKIEEINYKNKKGKMLIACLEDKTGFIELIWFRKNNFIKNITKNITVIVSGRIKYFQKKIQIVHPNIKEFQSSSSIKNHSIFPVYSIPINLKKKGINNSFMIHLLQNLLKELKNDINEFFFQDFINNKKLMSRKKALIQIHFPESLDSLSQAQHSLKFEELFILKLFFLYKKKVSHSYPFTKLGKNFHFFYKYFLPFSLTIEQKKVFKEIWNDLKKPIQMNRLLQGEVGCGKTIIAILSMLVALDNGFQSCLMAPTEVLAIQHYYSIKKMFSKIGIKIALLTSSISDSIRKSIYHEILTGKISIIIGTHSLIQEKVQFQNLGLAIIDEEQRFGVEQREKIWKKDNKPPHILIMTATPIPRTLAKIIYHDLNISIIRKLPLGRKPIKTIHFWNKNRDQAFQIVKDQISIGRQVYIIYPTINTSFKYKNLIKGHQEIREKFKNLENKIGILHGEMNFQEKNIQINRFLRGETKILIATTVIEVGVNVPNASVIIIENADFFGLSQLHQLRGRVGRGIHQSYCILITDKKISVEGFFRIKKMCETNKGLEIAKEDLKLRGGGDLIGTKQSGKNYFRIVNLIKDYKLIKEVFPIAKIFFKKNPNFLNNTKNIFYEYYRNKWKIFK from the coding sequence ATGACCTGTAATACTCTAAAAAAATCTATAAAATATTTAAAAGGATTAAGTTTAAAAAAAGCTTATTTATTTAATACTGAATTAAATCTTTATACATATGAAGATTTACTTTTTTTTTATCCTAAGGGATATATGCATATATATACATTAAATAATATATCAGAATTGTCAAATAATAATAATAATAATAATGATTTTGTACAAATATTAGGTAAAATAACTAAAATAGAAGAAATAAATTACAAAAATAAAAAAGGAAAAATGTTAATAGCATGTCTGGAAGATAAAACGGGTTTCATTGAGTTGATTTGGTTTCGAAAAAATAATTTTATAAAAAATATAACAAAAAATATTACAGTAATAGTTTCTGGAAGAATTAAATATTTCCAAAAAAAAATTCAAATTGTTCACCCAAATATTAAAGAATTTCAATCTTCATCCTCAATAAAAAACCATTCTATATTTCCTGTATATTCTATTCCTATAAATTTAAAAAAAAAAGGAATAAATAATTCTTTTATGATTCATTTATTACAAAATCTTTTAAAAGAGTTAAAAAATGATATAAACGAATTTTTTTTTCAAGATTTTATTAATAATAAAAAATTAATGTCAAGAAAAAAAGCTTTAATTCAAATTCATTTTCCAGAATCTTTAGATTCTTTATCACAAGCACAACATTCTCTGAAATTTGAAGAATTATTTATATTAAAACTTTTTTTTCTATATAAAAAAAAAGTATCACACAGTTATCCTTTTACAAAATTAGGTAAGAATTTTCATTTTTTTTATAAATATTTTCTTCCTTTTTCTTTAACAATAGAACAAAAAAAAGTATTTAAAGAAATCTGGAATGATCTGAAAAAACCCATTCAAATGAATAGATTATTACAAGGAGAAGTCGGATGTGGAAAGACTATTATAGCTATATTATCCATGCTTGTGGCTTTAGATAACGGATTTCAATCTTGTTTGATGGCTCCTACTGAAGTTTTAGCTATACAACATTACTATTCTATCAAGAAAATGTTTTCAAAAATTGGAATTAAAATAGCTTTATTAACAAGTTCTATTTCTGATTCTATACGAAAATCTATCTATCATGAAATATTAACAGGAAAAATCTCTATTATAATAGGAACACATTCTTTAATTCAAGAAAAAGTTCAATTTCAAAATCTTGGATTAGCAATAATAGATGAAGAACAACGTTTTGGAGTAGAACAAAGAGAAAAAATTTGGAAAAAAGATAATAAACCTCCTCATATTTTAATTATGACAGCAACTCCTATTCCTAGAACCTTAGCTAAGATCATTTATCATGATTTGAATATTTCTATTATAAGAAAACTTCCTTTAGGAAGAAAACCTATTAAAACCATTCATTTTTGGAATAAAAATAGAGATCAAGCTTTTCAAATAGTGAAAGATCAAATTTCAATAGGGAGACAAGTTTATATTATATATCCCACCATAAATACTTCTTTTAAATATAAAAACTTAATAAAAGGACATCAGGAAATCAGAGAAAAATTTAAAAATTTGGAAAATAAAATTGGAATTCTCCATGGAGAGATGAATTTTCAAGAAAAAAATATACAAATTAACCGGTTTTTACGTGGAGAAACTAAAATTTTAATAGCTACTACAGTTATAGAGGTTGGAGTCAATGTCCCTAATGCTTCAGTTATTATAATAGAAAATGCAGATTTTTTTGGATTATCTCAATTACATCAATTAAGAGGAAGAGTTGGAAGAGGAATTCATCAAAGTTATTGCATTCTTATTACTGACAAAAAAATCAGTGTCGAAGGTTTTTTTAGAATTAAAAAAATGTGTGAAACCAATAAAGGATTAGAAATCGCTAAAGAAGATCTAAAATTACGTGGAGGTGGAGATTTAATAGGAACTAAACAAAGTGGAAAAAATTATTTTCGTATTGTAAATCTGATCAAAGATTATAAATTAATAAAAGAAGTTTTTCCAATTGCTAAAATATTTTTTAAAAAAAATCCTAATTTTTTAAATAACACAAAAAATATATTTTATGAATATTATAGAAATAAATGGAAAATTTTTAAATAA
- a CDS encoding ATP-dependent helicase, with protein sequence MNSLNNSQRKIIEIIKGPILVIAGAGSGKTRVITHRIVHMIQNIGISPSNILALTFTKKAAKEMKDRISNMMMNQINFDQITLGTFHSIFSSILRKESHWLGLKSNYTIYDHKDSENIIKKILKDFETNLSLNYKEIRIKISQYKNNLYYFKNKFQNKKLDFFTKIYKSYIKRCFQANSLDFDDILLYTNHLFSYFPNVLEKYQKKFKYILIDEYQDTNLSQYTIIKNLVSQHKNLFVVGDDAQSIYSFRGANISNILNFHLDYKNAKIFRLEQNYRSTNHIVQASNNIISFNKNQIFKKIWTNNEKGEKIRIYCASSELEEAQYIASSILSIKKKTNLRYENFAILYRSNRQSHIIEYSLKKNNIPYNIYGSISLENRKEIRYFLAYLRIIVNPNDEESLLRIVKKVNQKIVKNILSLSKKIKGITVYKIIKNVENYQYLLKISNKTINRLKNLILTIEKLRINVEQDHAYTIAKNVENFLLKENYNHEDFQYILDHTFQYVQEQKKLKNNGDTSLFGFLRFFYLEINDDINHEENKNNKVSLMTVHLSKGLEFSIVFIVGLEENLFPLKSDFENQFKIEEERRLFYVALTRAQKKAVLTYAKYRFIWGKKKENVPSRFINELNKNFVENQKYISKKKEIHSLNHFNQENQNSRYLEIKKGVKVFHKNFGIGTIVELQNKNQIALIKFKQSGEKRILIKLDKLVIYS encoded by the coding sequence ATGAATTCTCTGAATAATTCTCAACGTAAAATTATAGAAATTATTAAAGGTCCCATACTGGTTATTGCTGGAGCAGGATCAGGAAAAACTCGTGTTATTACACATCGTATTGTTCATATGATTCAAAATATAGGAATATCTCCTTCTAACATATTGGCTTTAACTTTTACCAAAAAAGCGGCTAAAGAAATGAAAGATCGTATTTCTAACATGATGATGAATCAAATAAATTTTGATCAAATAACACTAGGAACTTTTCATTCGATATTTTCCAGCATTTTAAGGAAAGAATCTCATTGGTTAGGATTAAAATCAAATTATACTATTTATGATCATAAAGATTCAGAGAATATCATAAAAAAAATATTAAAAGATTTCGAAACAAATTTATCTTTAAATTATAAAGAAATAAGAATAAAAATTTCTCAGTACAAAAACAATTTGTACTATTTTAAAAACAAATTTCAAAATAAAAAATTAGATTTTTTTACTAAAATCTATAAATCTTATATAAAACGTTGTTTTCAAGCAAATTCGTTAGATTTTGATGATATATTACTTTATACTAATCATTTATTTTCTTATTTCCCAAATGTACTTGAAAAGTATCAAAAAAAATTTAAATATATATTAATTGATGAATATCAAGATACTAATTTATCTCAATATACCATTATAAAAAATTTAGTCTCTCAACACAAAAATCTTTTCGTGGTAGGAGATGATGCTCAAAGTATTTATTCTTTTCGTGGAGCTAATATTTCAAATATTTTAAATTTTCATCTTGATTATAAAAATGCTAAAATTTTTCGTCTTGAACAAAATTATCGTTCAACCAACCATATAGTGCAAGCATCTAACAATATTATTTCTTTTAATAAAAATCAAATTTTTAAAAAAATATGGACAAATAATGAAAAAGGAGAAAAAATCAGAATATATTGTGCTTCTTCTGAACTAGAAGAAGCACAATATATTGCATCTTCTATTCTTTCAATAAAAAAGAAAACAAATTTACGATATGAAAATTTCGCTATTCTTTACAGATCAAACAGACAATCACATATTATTGAATATTCGCTTAAGAAAAATAATATTCCATATAATATATATGGATCCATTTCCCTTGAAAATAGAAAGGAAATTCGATATTTTCTAGCTTATCTTAGAATTATTGTGAATCCAAATGATGAAGAATCTTTATTACGCATTGTAAAAAAAGTGAACCAAAAAATAGTAAAAAACATTTTAAGTTTATCTAAAAAAATAAAAGGAATCACGGTTTATAAAATAATAAAAAATGTTGAAAATTATCAATACTTATTAAAAATAAGTAATAAAACAATAAATAGACTTAAAAATTTAATTTTAACAATAGAAAAGTTACGTATTAACGTAGAACAAGATCATGCATATACAATAGCAAAAAATGTAGAAAATTTTTTGTTAAAGGAAAATTATAATCATGAAGATTTTCAATATATACTTGATCATACATTTCAATATGTTCAAGAACAAAAAAAATTAAAAAATAATGGAGATACAAGTTTGTTTGGTTTTTTACGTTTTTTTTATTTGGAAATAAATGATGATATAAATCATGAAGAAAATAAAAATAATAAGGTTTCATTAATGACGGTGCATTTATCCAAAGGATTAGAATTTTCCATTGTTTTTATTGTAGGATTAGAAGAGAATTTGTTTCCCTTAAAGTCTGATTTTGAAAATCAGTTTAAAATAGAGGAAGAACGTCGTTTATTTTATGTTGCTTTAACTAGAGCTCAAAAAAAAGCTGTGCTTACTTATGCTAAGTATAGATTCATATGGGGTAAAAAAAAAGAAAATGTTCCTAGTCGTTTTATTAACGAACTTAATAAAAATTTTGTAGAGAATCAGAAATACATATCAAAAAAAAAAGAAATTCATTCTTTGAATCATTTTAATCAAGAAAATCAAAATTCTAGATATTTAGAAATAAAAAAAGGAGTAAAAGTTTTTCACAAAAATTTTGGAATAGGAACCATTGTAGAATTGCAAAATAAAAATCAAATAGCTTTAATAAAATTTAAACAATCAGGAGAAAAAAGAATTTTGATAAAATTAGATAAACTTGTTATTTACTCATAA
- a CDS encoding cation diffusion facilitator family transporter — protein sequence MDDSIKIKLNFFFQKMICFVAIILFFIKLITWHITSSLSIFSDAMESLINIISGFIGLCSLYISSLPKDQNHPYGHGKIEFISTAIEGVLISIVGITIFINTFIRIIKYNMHEILLSRLDYGLLLMSFTGIINYFLGFLACKLGHKNGSLTLVASGKHLQIDTYSTFGIVVGLILLNITKCAWIDPIISIIFSSVILYTGFQLLRNATAGIMDESDKKLLKKLSFYLNEKRDIHWIDLHHLKIIKYGSALHIDCHLTVPWFFNIKEANQEIKKLTQLTKNEFGYKVELSVHVEACSNNHCAFCFNHSCQVRKNIFQKRILWTLDKISYYNNNTKL from the coding sequence ATGGATGATTCAATAAAAATTAAATTAAATTTTTTTTTTCAAAAAATGATTTGTTTTGTAGCAATTATTTTATTTTTCATAAAATTAATTACTTGGCATATTACTTCTTCCCTTTCTATATTTAGTGATGCTATGGAAAGTTTAATCAATATCATAAGCGGTTTTATTGGATTATGCAGTCTTTATATATCATCTTTACCTAAAGATCAGAATCATCCATATGGACATGGTAAAATAGAATTTATATCAACAGCTATAGAAGGTGTTTTAATTTCTATAGTAGGAATTACTATTTTTATAAATACTTTTATACGTATTATTAAATATAACATGCATGAAATTCTTTTATCAAGACTAGATTATGGTCTTCTTTTAATGTCCTTTACCGGAATTATTAATTATTTTTTAGGATTTTTAGCTTGTAAGCTAGGACATAAAAATGGATCTTTAACATTAGTAGCTAGTGGAAAACATCTTCAAATAGATACTTATTCTACTTTTGGAATAGTTGTAGGATTAATTTTATTGAATATTACCAAATGTGCATGGATAGATCCTATTATTTCTATTATTTTTTCATCCGTAATTTTATATACAGGATTTCAATTATTAAGAAATGCTACAGCTGGTATTATGGATGAATCTGATAAAAAACTTTTAAAAAAATTATCTTTCTATCTAAATGAAAAAAGAGATATTCATTGGATAGATCTTCATCATTTAAAAATCATTAAATATGGAAGTGCATTACATATAGATTGTCATCTAACAGTTCCATGGTTTTTTAATATAAAAGAAGCCAATCAGGAAATCAAAAAGTTAACTCAATTAACTAAAAATGAATTTGGATATAAAGTAGAATTATCGGTTCACGTTGAAGCTTGTTCTAATAATCATTGTGCATTTTGTTTTAATCATTCTTGTCAAGTAAGAAAAAATATTTTTCAAAAAAGAATTCTTTGGACTTTAGACAAAATATCTTATTACAACAATAATACTAAACTTTAA
- a CDS encoding DUF4290 domain-containing protein has protein sequence MEYNTNRFKLVIPEYGRNIHKMIDYAIQIKNRKKRNRCAWGIIKLMTSSVHTKFNKSISFFQHKLWNQLFIMSKYQLDIDTPFPKPNSKETYKISFFNKKVVYPEYLTNFRYYGKIIRNMIHAAIRCKNTQKKEGLFYAIANTMKKNYLRWNKSMVEDDVIFKDLKKLSKGKICLMKNTDPLLQCSHILKYKKSIIKN, from the coding sequence ATGGAATACAACACTAATCGTTTCAAATTGGTGATCCCAGAATATGGAAGAAATATTCATAAGATGATAGATTACGCTATACAAATAAAAAATAGAAAAAAAAGAAATCGTTGTGCATGGGGTATAATAAAATTAATGACAAGTTCTGTTCATACTAAATTTAACAAGTCAATCTCTTTTTTTCAACATAAACTATGGAATCAATTATTTATTATGTCTAAATACCAATTAGATATTGATACACCTTTTCCTAAACCCAATTCAAAAGAAACCTATAAAATAAGTTTTTTTAATAAAAAAGTAGTATACCCTGAATACTTAACTAATTTTAGATATTATGGAAAAATAATAAGAAATATGATCCATGCAGCAATACGTTGCAAAAATACGCAAAAGAAAGAAGGATTATTTTATGCGATAGCTAATACCATGAAAAAAAATTATTTAAGATGGAATAAAAGTATGGTAGAAGATGACGTTATATTTAAAGATTTAAAAAAACTGTCAAAAGGAAAAATATGTTTGATGAAAAATACAGATCCGTTATTACAATGTTCTCATATTTTGAAATATAAAAAAAGTATTATTAAAAATTAG
- the murA gene encoding UDP-N-acetylglucosamine 1-carboxyvinyltransferase → MGTFIIKGGSSLKGEIKPQGAKNESLQVLCAVLLTPEKLRIQNIPEIGDVKCLMQILKNLGVSIKKNGIGDYTFQAKNINIEYLNTKKFREYGKSIRGSIMIAGPLLARFGKVCIPIPGGDRIGRRRLDAHLTGLRLLGSNIHYDNESKYFDLRIINKNSLTGEYILMEEASITGTANVIMAATLAKGKTTIYNAACEPYIQQLCKLLNKMGAKIKGIGSNLINIIGVKELGGCTHTILPDMVEIGSWIGLAAITCSEIRIKNVSWKNLGIVPNTFQKMGIKLEKDKDNIYIPSQKYYKIKKSLNNVILTISDAPWPGLTPDLLSILTVVATQAKGSVLIHQKMFESRLFFVDKLIEMGAQIILCDPHRATVIGLNHKSPLRGSILNSPDIRAGISLLIAALSAKGTSIIKNIEQIDRGYENIDQRLRVLGADIIRMK, encoded by the coding sequence ATGGGGACTTTTATAATAAAAGGAGGATCTTCTTTAAAAGGAGAAATTAAACCTCAAGGGGCGAAAAATGAATCTTTACAAGTGTTATGTGCTGTATTATTAACTCCAGAAAAATTGAGAATTCAAAATATTCCAGAAATAGGAGATGTTAAATGTTTAATGCAAATTCTTAAAAATTTAGGAGTTTCAATAAAAAAGAACGGAATTGGAGATTATACTTTTCAAGCAAAAAATATAAATATTGAATATTTAAATACGAAAAAATTTCGTGAATATGGAAAATCCATAAGAGGATCAATTATGATTGCTGGGCCTTTACTTGCTAGATTTGGAAAAGTTTGTATTCCAATTCCTGGAGGCGATCGAATAGGTAGACGACGTTTAGATGCTCATTTAACAGGATTAAGATTGTTAGGGAGTAATATTCATTATGATAATGAATCCAAATATTTTGATTTACGCATAATAAATAAAAACAGTTTGACTGGAGAGTATATTTTAATGGAAGAAGCTTCTATTACAGGAACAGCTAATGTCATTATGGCGGCCACTCTGGCTAAAGGAAAAACTACTATTTATAATGCAGCTTGCGAACCTTATATTCAACAGTTGTGCAAATTATTAAATAAAATGGGAGCAAAAATTAAAGGAATAGGATCGAATTTGATTAACATAATTGGAGTAAAAGAATTAGGAGGATGTACCCACACTATACTTCCTGATATGGTTGAAATAGGGAGTTGGATTGGGTTAGCTGCTATTACTTGTTCTGAAATTAGAATTAAAAATGTTAGCTGGAAAAATTTAGGAATCGTTCCTAACACATTTCAGAAAATGGGAATTAAATTGGAAAAAGATAAAGATAACATTTATATTCCATCACAAAAATATTATAAAATTAAAAAATCATTAAATAATGTAATATTAACAATATCTGATGCTCCATGGCCTGGATTAACTCCAGATTTATTAAGTATTTTAACGGTAGTCGCCACTCAAGCTAAAGGAAGTGTTTTAATTCATCAAAAAATGTTTGAAAGCAGATTATTTTTTGTAGATAAACTTATTGAAATGGGAGCTCAAATTATATTATGCGACCCTCATAGGGCTACTGTAATAGGACTAAATCATAAATCACCTTTAAGAGGATCTATATTAAATTCTCCAGATATAAGAGCTGGAATCTCTCTTCTTATAGCTGCTCTTTCTGCTAAAGGAACCAGTATAATTAAAAATATAGAACAAATAGATAGAGGATACGAAAATATAGATCAAAGACTACGTGTTTTAGGGGCAGATATTATAAGAATGAAATGA
- the greA gene encoding transcription elongation factor GreA: protein MEKFEYITKKGLEKLQKEIERLENIERPKISMQIAEARDKGDLSENAEYDAIKEAQGFLEMNIAKLKKKLSNARIIDGSQINRTRVSILSTVRVKNLTHGGEQIYTLVPEGEADLKSGKISINTPISTGLLGKQVGQIAHIKLPNKMILDYEILEIAFNE from the coding sequence ATGGAAAAATTTGAATATATAACTAAAAAAGGATTAGAAAAGTTACAAAAAGAAATAGAAAGACTAGAAAATATAGAACGGCCAAAAATATCCATGCAAATAGCGGAAGCTAGAGATAAAGGAGATCTATCAGAAAACGCAGAATATGATGCCATAAAAGAAGCTCAAGGTTTTTTAGAAATGAACATAGCCAAGTTAAAAAAAAAATTATCCAATGCACGTATTATAGATGGATCACAAATTAATAGAACTAGAGTTTCTATTCTTTCTACTGTAAGAGTCAAAAATTTAACCCATGGAGGAGAACAAATATATACTTTAGTTCCAGAGGGAGAAGCAGACTTAAAATCAGGAAAAATATCGATAAATACTCCTATATCAACAGGATTACTTGGAAAACAAGTAGGACAAATAGCTCATATTAAGTTACCTAATAAAATGATACTTGATTATGAAATTTTAGAAATAGCATTTAATGAATAA